From a single Chitinophaga sp. Cy-1792 genomic region:
- a CDS encoding DUF4822 domain-containing protein, with protein MKNVTTALLLAVCSVFFFSCSKDKDNGPKQLTPAETLASVSWETTNAKNNKGENVALSDANVSNFVGFAYFKADGTFTMYNLDDSPKMHGDWSVPADGKTRTVVAKDADGKVLFTRVVDITVLTKQEFTYRIYPDASNKAVYFDIVHTPTTHAEPKK; from the coding sequence TGGCTGTATGTAGCGTCTTTTTCTTTAGCTGTAGCAAGGACAAAGACAACGGACCAAAACAACTGACCCCGGCTGAAACCCTTGCCAGTGTTTCCTGGGAAACCACCAACGCAAAAAATAATAAAGGCGAAAATGTTGCCTTGTCTGATGCCAACGTATCTAATTTTGTAGGCTTTGCCTACTTCAAGGCCGATGGTACCTTCACCATGTACAACCTGGATGATTCTCCGAAAATGCATGGGGACTGGTCTGTACCTGCGGATGGCAAAACACGCACCGTTGTTGCGAAGGATGCGGATGGAAAAGTGCTGTTCACCCGCGTGGTGGATATCACCGTGCTGACCAAACAGGAATTTACCTATCGTATCTATCCTGATGCCAGCAACAAAGCAGTGTACTTCGATATTGTACACACACCTACAACACACGCTGAACCTAAGAAGTAA
- a CDS encoding helix-turn-helix transcriptional regulator codes for MKRFDDTGYIPVLGLHEFRKGQLAGSPEFLFNELHGERHIDRPHKHDFFIINLFETAKGIHSIDFHDYPIGNKQVHVLFPGQVHTWSIKPKTTGYQLMIQQSFFERFAPFFRFSFSNYMNHPVISLSNECFKLLKYEFDAIRAELNSASPVQEIISARAAVIAAIISKEAEHVFTDLKVFQSNPRLANFKLLIDKCYKQEKGVGFYAAKLHISANYLNILCKNNLHVSATTLIQQRVLLEAKRLLQTTDLSIKEIAFELGFVDHAYFSNFFKAQAGITPTQFREG; via the coding sequence ATGAAGCGTTTTGATGATACCGGATACATTCCCGTGCTGGGGTTACATGAATTCAGGAAAGGCCAGCTGGCCGGCAGTCCTGAGTTCCTCTTCAACGAATTACATGGCGAACGGCATATCGACAGGCCGCATAAGCATGATTTTTTTATCATCAACCTCTTCGAAACAGCTAAAGGCATACATAGTATCGACTTCCACGATTACCCCATCGGCAACAAACAGGTGCATGTACTGTTTCCCGGCCAGGTACATACCTGGAGCATCAAACCCAAAACAACCGGCTATCAGCTGATGATACAGCAAAGTTTCTTCGAACGCTTTGCACCATTCTTCCGGTTCTCGTTCTCGAATTATATGAACCATCCGGTGATCTCATTGAGCAATGAATGTTTTAAATTGCTGAAGTATGAATTTGATGCGATCAGAGCTGAACTGAATTCAGCCAGTCCCGTACAGGAAATAATCAGCGCCAGAGCAGCCGTGATAGCGGCTATCATCAGTAAGGAAGCGGAACATGTTTTTACAGACCTGAAAGTATTTCAATCTAACCCGCGACTGGCAAATTTCAAACTGCTGATTGATAAATGCTACAAGCAGGAAAAAGGGGTGGGCTTCTATGCTGCCAAATTACATATCTCTGCCAACTACCTGAATATCCTCTGTAAGAACAATCTCCACGTATCCGCCACTACACTGATACAACAACGCGTACTGCTGGAAGCCAAACGTTTGCTGCAAACTACTGATCTCTCTATAAAAGAAATTGCTTTCGAACTCGGATTTGTAGATCATGCCTATTTCTCTAATTTCTTTAAAGCACAGGCTGGTATTACACCTACACAGTTCAGAGAAGGGTGA
- a CDS encoding DNRLRE domain-containing protein: MKILLFSAVAVTAALAFSGCEKKNSGLQPINGKLATGVTTDSSTGIAVNYPATEDAYVRNGTYATTNYGTATGLVVKSDATSYSRKAYVKFDLSGVTGSAISSATLKLYASSVNTSPSRTINVYATTTTSWAEGTINWNNAPMDTTLLGKLTVSGVGWYSMDVTSLVNSKLSGTDRKVSLLLINNGAFDATGDMSFSSREAGSTYAPALSIVQTASDSTDVQRILANYNLVWNDEFNGTTMDTSKWSYRANGTVRNYATVDGARTVAIDGNGHMVIRVTQEGSTYYVGQVSTDGRFSSQYGYYECRAKMNQYIGPHVAFWLQSPTMGNTPYNNPAVNGAEVDIFEYHRLTPKQIWQTIHINGYGTAHQSSGVQVPVSSIDTGYHTFGLLWTDSSYKFYIDGYKTWETTFGLSKRTEYIILSTELTGFGGTPSLGSYPDSVVYDYVRVYQPK, encoded by the coding sequence ATGAAAATCTTATTGTTTTCCGCTGTTGCCGTTACGGCAGCACTGGCGTTTTCAGGCTGTGAGAAAAAAAATAGCGGCCTTCAACCCATCAACGGTAAGCTGGCAACCGGCGTCACCACCGATTCCTCTACAGGCATAGCGGTGAATTATCCTGCAACAGAAGACGCGTATGTGAGAAACGGCACCTACGCTACTACCAACTATGGCACGGCTACCGGGCTGGTTGTGAAGTCGGACGCCACTTCCTATAGCCGTAAAGCCTACGTAAAATTCGATCTTTCGGGGGTTACCGGATCTGCTATCAGCAGCGCCACGCTGAAACTCTATGCCAGCAGCGTAAATACCTCCCCTTCCCGCACAATTAACGTGTACGCCACTACGACAACCTCCTGGGCGGAAGGTACCATCAACTGGAACAACGCTCCCATGGACACTACCCTTCTTGGTAAACTCACCGTAAGCGGGGTGGGCTGGTATTCTATGGATGTCACCAGCCTGGTAAACAGTAAACTCTCCGGCACCGACCGCAAAGTATCACTGCTGCTGATCAACAACGGTGCCTTCGATGCTACCGGCGACATGTCCTTCTCTTCCAGGGAAGCAGGCAGCACCTACGCGCCGGCATTGTCTATCGTACAAACAGCCAGCGACTCCACTGACGTGCAGCGCATTCTGGCCAACTATAACCTCGTATGGAATGATGAATTCAATGGCACCACCATGGATACCAGCAAATGGAGCTACCGCGCCAACGGCACGGTGAGAAACTACGCTACTGTTGATGGCGCCAGAACCGTTGCCATAGACGGCAATGGCCATATGGTTATCCGTGTAACGCAGGAAGGTAGCACCTATTATGTCGGGCAGGTATCTACAGACGGCCGCTTCAGCTCCCAGTACGGTTACTATGAGTGCCGGGCTAAAATGAACCAGTACATCGGGCCACATGTGGCGTTCTGGCTGCAATCGCCTACCATGGGCAATACGCCGTACAACAACCCCGCTGTTAACGGAGCAGAAGTGGATATCTTCGAATACCACCGCCTCACACCTAAACAGATCTGGCAGACCATTCATATCAACGGTTATGGTACTGCACATCAGTCGTCAGGGGTTCAGGTACCAGTTTCATCTATCGATACCGGTTATCATACCTTCGGTTTACTGTGGACAGATTCTTCCTACAAATTCTATATCGATGGCTACAAAACATGGGAAACCACGTTTGGCCTTTCTAAACGCACGGAATATATAATTTTGAGTACAGAGCTCACGGGCTTTGGCGGCACACCTTCATTAGGTTCCTATCCTGATAGTGTGGTATATGATTATGTGCGGGTATATCAGCCAAAATAA
- a CDS encoding glycoside hydrolase family 2 protein — MKRKSFIALIACLTTFISNAFAGTIRSYENLDAGWNFHFSYDCRKKPVLQQVTLPHTWNATDVFSGQLQYYRGAGIYNRSLAYNPAWKDKRVFLYFEGANSVADVLVNNKFVTEHKGGYTAFCTEITSYLIPGSDNALTVQVSNAPSMEVLPLSGDFNVFGGLHRSVWLIVTNKNCITPLDYASPGVYITPATVSTTQATVDVQTKLSLPLSGHKLEARTVIRDAANKTVASMQTLINNGDSAVQQQFKIDNPHLWNGRQDPYLYQVSVQLYQDDQLADEMVQPLGLRTFKVDASTGFILNGKHLDLHGFGMHEDVKDRGSALLPSDHKGEMALIMESGANAMRLTHYPHGNYFYQLADTSGIIVWTEIPLVGPGGYTGTGFINSPALKAHARQLLTEMIRQQYNHPSILFWGLFNELKLNYDDPRPFLTDLQALAKKEDPSRIITCATFLDTDYFNTVSDVIAWNKYYGWYGGSFSDIGTWADDMHRQFPTKPIAVSEYGAGANILQHQETMKAPSADGNFHPEEWQTAYHEANWAALNARPFVWGKFVWALADFSSAIRTEGNVDGLNDKGLVTYDHKIKKDAFYFYKANWSKEPMLYLAEKRANERTMASTTVKAYTNLTKATLYVNGKNIGTVSRDSIGRVIWPQVALQAGKNTLLVKAAGNGATLEDGCTWILNTPATINHSSTK, encoded by the coding sequence ATGAAAAGGAAATCGTTTATCGCGCTCATCGCTTGTTTAACTACATTCATCAGTAATGCCTTTGCCGGCACAATACGTTCCTACGAGAATCTGGATGCGGGCTGGAATTTTCATTTTTCCTACGATTGCCGGAAAAAACCGGTGCTGCAGCAGGTAACGCTGCCGCATACCTGGAATGCCACAGATGTGTTCAGCGGACAGCTGCAATACTATCGTGGTGCGGGCATCTATAACCGCAGTCTGGCTTATAATCCCGCCTGGAAAGACAAAAGAGTATTCCTCTATTTTGAAGGCGCCAACTCAGTAGCTGATGTACTTGTCAACAATAAATTCGTTACCGAACATAAAGGCGGCTATACGGCCTTCTGTACTGAAATTACTTCCTACCTGATCCCCGGCTCCGACAACGCCTTAACGGTACAGGTGAGCAATGCCCCCAGCATGGAGGTATTGCCCTTATCCGGCGACTTCAACGTATTTGGAGGCCTGCACCGCTCCGTATGGCTGATCGTTACCAATAAAAACTGCATCACGCCGCTGGACTATGCTTCTCCTGGTGTATACATTACCCCTGCAACTGTTTCCACTACACAAGCTACCGTGGATGTACAAACGAAATTATCGCTCCCGCTCAGTGGACACAAGCTGGAAGCCCGCACTGTTATCAGAGATGCAGCCAACAAAACAGTGGCCAGCATGCAAACCCTGATCAACAATGGAGATTCAGCGGTACAACAACAATTTAAAATAGACAATCCGCACCTTTGGAACGGCAGGCAAGATCCTTATCTGTACCAGGTAAGTGTGCAGTTATACCAGGATGATCAGCTGGCAGATGAAATGGTGCAACCACTGGGACTGCGTACCTTTAAAGTAGATGCCAGCACAGGATTTATACTTAATGGAAAACACCTCGACCTCCATGGATTCGGCATGCATGAAGATGTAAAAGACCGGGGCTCCGCCTTACTGCCATCGGACCATAAAGGGGAAATGGCCCTGATCATGGAATCCGGCGCCAACGCCATGCGCCTCACACATTATCCGCATGGAAATTATTTTTACCAGCTGGCAGATACCAGCGGTATTATTGTATGGACGGAAATTCCGCTGGTAGGCCCTGGAGGTTATACCGGCACCGGTTTCATCAACTCACCGGCGCTGAAAGCACATGCACGCCAGCTGCTGACAGAAATGATCCGTCAGCAGTACAATCACCCTTCTATCCTGTTCTGGGGGCTTTTCAATGAGCTAAAGCTGAATTACGACGACCCACGACCGTTCTTAACAGATTTACAGGCACTCGCCAAAAAAGAAGATCCTTCCAGGATCATTACCTGCGCCACCTTCCTCGATACCGACTATTTCAATACCGTGAGTGATGTTATCGCCTGGAACAAATACTATGGCTGGTATGGTGGTTCTTTCAGCGATATTGGCACCTGGGCAGATGATATGCACCGCCAGTTTCCAACAAAGCCGATAGCTGTCAGCGAATACGGCGCCGGCGCCAATATATTGCAGCACCAGGAAACGATGAAAGCCCCTTCCGCCGATGGCAATTTCCATCCGGAAGAATGGCAGACCGCCTACCATGAAGCCAACTGGGCTGCGCTCAATGCAAGACCTTTTGTATGGGGAAAATTCGTGTGGGCACTGGCCGACTTCAGCTCCGCCATCAGAACAGAAGGCAATGTGGATGGACTCAACGATAAAGGCCTTGTTACCTACGATCATAAAATAAAGAAAGATGCGTTCTATTTTTATAAAGCGAACTGGTCGAAGGAACCAATGTTATACCTGGCAGAAAAACGTGCCAACGAACGCACAATGGCCAGCACTACCGTTAAAGCATATACGAATCTTACTAAAGCCACATTATATGTAAATGGAAAAAATATCGGCACCGTATCCCGGGATTCCATTGGACGCGTTATCTGGCCGCAGGTAGCATTGCAGGCAGGAAAGAATACCCTACTGGTGAAAGCTGCCGGCAACGGCGCCACCCTGGAAGATGGCTGCACATGGATACTGAATACCCCGGCAACAATCAATCATTCTTCCACCAAATAA
- a CDS encoding DNRLRE domain-containing protein has translation MRKTLSIITVACVCLAACAKQEPLQKLTQSKSAVTGAGGTVYYVDPAGSDTSAGTSTTAAWQSIAKVNSMTFSPGDQILFKSGGVWNDTLHPKGSGIAGAPIVIDKYGGSTLPIINGGGAQNGSITVLLDKVSYWTVNNLEITNTVPTGVTYAVTGIRVNGGAVSTDPFNSNITISNCYVHNVNAATVNQTNYAKGSGGIIINGMLSDVLVQSCHIANCSVEGLRTTGATDMASRLKNIIFDNNLIENIYGDGIVMSSVSGGSKVTNNTVYKACMTMDANFAGIWTIASTGTLVAHNEVYGMTGGGANDGEAFDADGYTTATVTDGDIFEYNYTHDNNGGFMLFMGYSKNITVRYNVSINDIGTLGSQTKKLFWFEKSGNNNRQIYNNVFVIKNPANSLLAVYNGSGAATANFSNNIIYTTSTIGNFSNVAMTNTMQFNNNCLYPSGVFSGASYGTAVLSNNFYDNPLFTNPATGNGFSVASGYNVADTSRCRNAGILISSNGGVDFAGNTLPAGNPDVGAFQHAVIVQAGSSLGDSYVRDGSYANANYGTDSFLVVKADATSYARKSYLKFSFTPVTTRNVSKAILSIYCAGTTITNTVNVYGTTTNSWLENTLTWNNAPMDTTLQGQVSITAAGTYNIDVTKAVNAALLSGSKTVSLLLMNTGANNSNGYMTFNSKEASNNQPVLQLQY, from the coding sequence ATGAGAAAAACACTATCGATTATTACAGTGGCTTGTGTTTGTCTGGCTGCCTGCGCCAAACAGGAGCCACTGCAAAAGCTGACGCAAAGCAAATCAGCAGTCACGGGTGCCGGTGGCACTGTTTATTATGTTGATCCCGCCGGCAGCGATACCAGCGCCGGTACCAGTACTACAGCGGCCTGGCAGTCTATTGCAAAAGTTAACTCCATGACTTTTTCTCCCGGCGACCAGATCCTGTTTAAAAGCGGTGGTGTATGGAACGACACCCTGCATCCCAAAGGTTCCGGCATCGCCGGCGCTCCCATCGTGATAGACAAGTATGGGGGCAGCACCTTACCTATCATCAATGGCGGCGGTGCGCAGAACGGTTCCATCACCGTACTGCTGGATAAAGTTTCTTATTGGACAGTGAACAATCTCGAGATCACCAATACGGTGCCCACCGGTGTCACCTATGCCGTTACCGGTATCAGAGTCAACGGGGGCGCCGTTTCTACCGATCCATTCAATTCCAACATTACCATCAGTAACTGTTACGTTCATAACGTTAACGCAGCTACGGTAAATCAGACCAATTACGCCAAAGGTTCCGGAGGTATTATCATCAACGGTATGCTCAGCGATGTATTGGTACAAAGCTGCCATATCGCCAACTGCTCCGTGGAAGGCTTACGTACCACAGGCGCTACTGATATGGCCAGCAGGTTAAAAAATATCATCTTCGATAATAATCTTATAGAGAATATTTATGGAGATGGTATCGTGATGTCGTCGGTGAGTGGTGGCAGCAAGGTTACCAACAACACCGTGTACAAAGCCTGCATGACGATGGACGCCAACTTCGCCGGCATCTGGACCATTGCCAGCACCGGCACCCTCGTTGCACACAATGAAGTGTATGGCATGACCGGCGGCGGCGCCAACGATGGTGAAGCTTTTGACGCCGATGGCTATACCACCGCTACCGTTACTGATGGCGATATTTTTGAGTACAACTATACCCACGACAACAACGGCGGATTCATGCTGTTTATGGGTTATTCCAAAAATATCACCGTACGTTACAACGTGAGTATAAACGATATCGGCACACTGGGATCGCAGACAAAAAAGCTTTTCTGGTTTGAAAAATCCGGTAATAACAACAGGCAGATCTACAACAATGTTTTCGTAATAAAGAACCCTGCCAATAGTCTGCTGGCGGTTTACAACGGTTCAGGAGCTGCTACTGCCAATTTCTCCAACAACATTATTTACACGACGTCTACGATTGGTAATTTTTCCAATGTTGCGATGACCAACACCATGCAGTTCAACAATAACTGCCTGTACCCTTCCGGTGTTTTCTCCGGCGCCAGCTATGGTACGGCGGTACTCAGCAACAACTTCTACGACAATCCATTATTCACAAATCCTGCTACAGGAAATGGTTTCAGCGTAGCTTCAGGATATAATGTAGCAGATACTTCCCGTTGCCGTAATGCCGGCATACTGATCAGCAGTAACGGTGGCGTGGATTTCGCAGGCAATACTTTACCTGCCGGCAACCCTGATGTGGGTGCATTTCAACATGCTGTAATCGTACAGGCAGGCAGTTCACTGGGAGATTCGTATGTGCGTGACGGTAGTTATGCCAACGCCAATTACGGCACCGATTCCTTCCTGGTCGTAAAAGCCGACGCTACTTCATATGCACGTAAGTCGTACCTGAAGTTCAGTTTCACGCCGGTGACTACACGTAATGTAAGTAAGGCTATCCTCAGCATTTATTGCGCAGGTACTACGATTACCAACACGGTAAATGTATATGGCACTACCACCAATTCGTGGCTGGAAAATACACTTACCTGGAACAATGCACCGATGGACACCACCCTGCAAGGTCAGGTAAGCATTACCGCTGCCGGCACCTACAACATCGATGTGACCAAAGCTGTCAATGCAGCGTTGCTGAGTGGCAGCAAAACGGTATCGTTGCTATTGATGAATACCGGCGCCAATAACTCTAACGGCTATATGACATTTAATAGTAAAGAAGCCAGTAACAATCAGCCTGTTCTTCAGCTTCAGTATTAA
- a CDS encoding RagB/SusD family nutrient uptake outer membrane protein, whose translation MKKIFSIILLASLTTACNKELNENPNGQLVGDAALSTIEGLQTALTGAYQPLKNGYTSGFASAALDAVLMGSDDLTTHPASNKQELREMDQFAVNSTNSRINVIWLGCYKSIQNANNIIENYGKVGTTANIKQIGGEAYFLRAFSYFWLVRLWGNIPLITTSKYSADLLSIQKSAPAAIYALIESDLKNAETLMGSSKPAAGRASAGTAKALLAEVYLTEAGYPLKDASKYALAAAKAKEVIDNKATYGFDLVPDFATLWTGTTSSNSTPEDVFTLQFCNSCGNPSTLYGKSAMPGDESGWDDYFCEVTFFNNFPAGKRKDATFYTVFKTSAGNINWQNGQTKHPYYNKFRVNTPTPGYLTSATDLSVKMLRYAQVLLTYAEAQARSTGTPSADAYAAVNSIRSRAGLTDLTPGLSGTAFADAVVAERGWEFAGEYTRWFDLQRLELVESANNNKATDDLKPLNAITKDRYWLPVPYSDKQINSGL comes from the coding sequence ATGAAAAAGATATTCTCTATCATATTACTCGCATCGCTGACTACCGCATGCAATAAGGAACTAAACGAAAATCCAAATGGCCAGCTGGTGGGCGATGCGGCACTCAGTACCATTGAAGGCTTACAAACGGCGCTGACAGGCGCTTATCAGCCACTGAAAAACGGTTATACATCAGGCTTTGCGTCCGCCGCACTGGATGCGGTGCTGATGGGCTCCGACGATCTTACCACACATCCTGCCAGCAACAAACAGGAGCTGAGAGAGATGGACCAGTTTGCCGTCAACTCTACCAACAGCAGGATAAACGTTATCTGGCTGGGATGTTATAAGTCTATACAAAACGCCAACAACATCATCGAAAATTATGGAAAAGTGGGTACTACTGCCAATATTAAACAAATCGGCGGTGAGGCCTATTTCCTGCGGGCCTTCTCCTACTTCTGGCTGGTGCGCCTCTGGGGCAATATTCCGCTGATCACTACTTCTAAATACAGCGCTGATCTTTTATCTATACAAAAAAGCGCGCCAGCGGCTATTTATGCCTTAATTGAATCTGATTTAAAAAATGCAGAAACGCTGATGGGCAGTAGCAAACCAGCGGCAGGCAGGGCCAGTGCAGGCACCGCCAAAGCATTGCTGGCAGAAGTGTATCTTACAGAAGCAGGCTATCCTTTAAAAGATGCCTCCAAATATGCACTGGCAGCGGCTAAAGCTAAAGAGGTCATCGACAACAAAGCGACCTATGGTTTTGACCTGGTACCGGATTTTGCTACGCTGTGGACAGGCACTACCAGCAGCAACAGTACACCGGAAGATGTGTTCACCTTACAATTCTGCAACAGCTGCGGCAACCCAAGTACGCTGTATGGTAAATCCGCCATGCCTGGCGATGAATCCGGCTGGGATGATTATTTCTGTGAAGTAACTTTCTTTAATAACTTCCCTGCGGGCAAAAGAAAAGATGCCACTTTCTATACCGTTTTCAAAACCAGCGCCGGTAATATCAACTGGCAGAATGGTCAGACCAAACACCCTTACTATAACAAATTTCGCGTAAACACGCCTACTCCCGGCTATCTTACTTCTGCTACAGATCTTTCTGTGAAGATGTTGCGTTATGCACAGGTATTGCTGACCTACGCAGAAGCACAGGCACGTAGTACAGGTACGCCTTCGGCAGATGCCTACGCGGCTGTTAACAGCATCCGTAGCCGTGCAGGACTGACAGACCTTACGCCGGGTTTATCAGGGACTGCTTTTGCAGATGCAGTAGTAGCAGAACGAGGCTGGGAGTTTGCAGGAGAATATACCCGCTGGTTCGACCTGCAACGCCTCGAACTCGTTGAATCCGCCAACAACAACAAAGCAACAGATGATTTAAAACCACTCAACGCCATCACGAAAGACAGGTACTGGCTGCCAGTTCCTTACTCCGACAAACAAATCAACAGCGGACTTTAA